A single genomic interval of Geotrypetes seraphini chromosome 1, aGeoSer1.1, whole genome shotgun sequence harbors:
- the LOC117365111 gene encoding neurofilament light polypeptide-like, which produces MSYDPFSSRKSWEDYRCMRTSKSAISSSAYSLHKSTAPVKRSVRTSSLTSMPQSIERFDLSQVSSLNIELLSLRAQEKEQLMNLNDRFATYIEKVHHLEQENKILLVELEALRQKQSDPSRLHFIYEQELRSLRALLDSETSEKMRMEGERDHLREVCRQMKEKCEEQTHLRMNAEDVLQKIREEADKVALANNDVEGSISSLVEEIAFLKKVFGEESAELAAQIQAASVTVDLEVAKPDLSLALRDIRSQYEKLANKNMQAAEDWYRTKFASVAELASKNNDAVRSIREETAEYRRLLQSRSLEIEALRNIVDSLNKQLENLEDKQSRDIMKYQERINELEKEITEAKQEMARYLREYQDLLNVKMALDIEIAAYRKLLEGEEIRLSYSSLPLLS; this is translated from the exons ATGAGCTATGATCCCTTCAGCTCTCGGAAATCCTGGGAGGATTACAGGTGCATGCGCACCTCCAAGTCCGCCATCTCCTCATCTGCCTATTCTCTGCATAAGTCTACAGCTCCTGTCAAGCGGTCAGTGAGGACCTCTTCCCTGACTTCCATGCCCCAATccatagagaggtttgaccttTCCCAGGTAAGCTCTCTAAACATCGAGCTGCTCAGTCTCAGGGCTCAGGAGAAAGAACAGCTTATGAACCTGAACGACAGGTTTGCAACCTACATCGAAAAGGTCCACCACCTAGAGCAGGAGAACAAAATTCTCTTGGTGGAGCTGGAGGCACTGAGACAGAAGCAGAGTGACCCTTCCCGACTGCACTTCATCTATGAGCAGGAGCTGAGGAGTCTGAGAGCTCTGCTGGATTCCGAGACCAGCGAGAAAATGAGAATGGAAGGAGAAAGGGACCACTTGAGAGAGGTCTGCAGGCAAATGAAAGAGAAGTGTGAGGAGCAGACCCACTTGCGTATGAACGCAGAGGATGTCTTGCAGAAGATCCGGGAGGAAGCGGATAAGGTGGCACTGGCCAACAACGATGTGGAGGGCAGCATCAGCTCTCTAGTGGAGGAGATTGCTTTCCTGAAGAAAGTGTTCGGTGAGGAGAGTGCAGAGCTCGCTGCCCAAATCCAGGCAGCTAGTGTCACTGTTGACCTGGAGGTGGCTAAGCCTGACCTGTCATTGGCGCTGAGGGACATCCGCTCGCAGTATGAGAAACTGGCCAACAAGAACATGCAGGCCGCCGAAGACTGGTACCGCACTAAGTTTGCCTCTGTGGCCGAGCTGGCCAGCAAAAACAACGACGCAGTTAGGTCCATTCGAGAGGAGACGGCGGAGTATCGGCGACTCCTGCAGTCCAGGTCCTTGGAGATTGAAGCCCTGCGAAATATCGTGGATTCCTTGAACAAGCAGCTGGAAAACCTAGAAGACAAGCAGTCCAGGGATATAATGAAATATCAG GAAAGAATCAATGAGCTTGAGAAAGAAATAACAGAAGCTAAACAAGAGATGGCACGGTACCTACGGGAGTACCAGGACCTGCTCAATGTAAAGATGGCATTGGATATTGAGATAGCTGCTTACAG gaaGCTGCTTGAAGGAGAAGAGATCCGCTTGAGTTAttcatcccttcctctccttagTTAA